TATCCTTGGatatatgtattaatttaaaagCCAATCCCTTAAAAGTCAGCCTCTGTTGTATCAAGTTTTCTCCAAATTATGAGGGGCTTCCTCCACACGTTGCCCCACTTGCCAGCCTCAAGAATCTTTCTTGGTCAGTCTGGCCTTGACTTTGTGCCTCAGAAGGGCTGCGGTGGCAGCACTGCAGGCAgccaggaagaagaaggagaggcaGGCCATGTGGACAGACAGGGGTCCATGGCGCTGCAGGAAGATCTCCTGCCGCCCCTGGTAGTCCAGGAGGATGGCCTCCAGCTGGGAGAGCGTGCAGATGGACAGAAAGGCATGGAAGATCTGATGCCCATGGCCCACGATGTCACAGGAACCCGGGAAGTACTTCTCAGGCACCGGGCAGGAGAAGAAATAAGCGCTAACCAGGAAGAAGAGGATCTGGAGGGTGTGGTACCAGGCTGCTTGCTCCTGGCAgccagccaggtgacagagcgcCACACGGTGTGCCACAGGGCTGATGTCTAGGATAAAGGCCAGCCCTGCCGGCACCACTTGACAGATCTTCCTCATGACTGGATAAGGCCTCCGGTAACGATATTTCGCATAGCAACAGCCAGCACAAGATAACCAGCCACAGAAGGCAGCTGCTGGCAAGAAGAAAAGCCAGAACCGCTCATACCAGGCCTGGTCAGAGCTGTAGAAGAAATGAGCCAAAGCACTGCCATATTGGTAAACGCTCACGCCAACATAGTCCACAAAGTAGAAGGTGTAGTGGGAGAGCTCTGACTTGGACTGCAGCAGGTGGGCCAGAAGGCTGCAGGTGAGGTAAGTGATTGACGACAGGATGAAGAGGAGCAGAGGCAGGGAGTGGGTAGACGCCCATGGCAAGGCCTCAGCCTCGGCAAAGGCCCAGAATCGCAAGAGGACGGCCAGGGCTGCCAGTAAATGGGTCCAGACGTTGACCACCTCGTTGTGTTTCTGAAAGAGGCTGAAGAAGTAGTAGCGCCACTCGTGCCCCGTGGGGCGGTAGCCGGTGCGGATGTAAGGCTCCCGGAAGAGCTGGGGCACATCCGTTTCCGGGACAGTGCAAGGCATCTTGGGAAGCCCATCCTCCAGGATCTTGGGCAGACGGCGCAGCTGCTGCCCGCTGACCGACAGGGTGCTCAGGCGCTCCAAGATGGCGGTCGTCATGGCTGCGGCCCGCCTGCACTCCGTGCCGCGACGTAAGGACAGGGGATGCAACctgcagaaaagaaaggaaaattggcAAAGCCGCAGTGAGACATGAATGCAGCTAAGACGGACAAGGAACTATGGCTATTTTCTTTTGGgacggggtctcattctgtcgctcaggctagagtgcagtggcacgatcacagctcattgcaacctctaattcctgggctcaagtgatcctccagagtagctaggaccataggtgCACGCTGACaggcccggataattttttgttgctgctgctgttgtagagacgggggtgtCGCTATGTACAGCAGGCTGggcccaaactcctgggctcaagcactcctccctcctcagcctccccaagtgttgggattacaggcgtgagccaccaggccggCTAGGATCTGTGGTTGTTTTAATGTAACGTGGCTTTCTGGTACAGTAGAGAAAGCAAGGAGCTGCAGACAGCTTCTTTGAGCT
The sequence above is drawn from the Nomascus leucogenys isolate Asia chromosome 22a, Asia_NLE_v1, whole genome shotgun sequence genome and encodes:
- the PAQR8 gene encoding membrane progestin receptor beta, translating into MTTAILERLSTLSVSGQQLRRLPKILEDGLPKMPCTVPETDVPQLFREPYIRTGYRPTGHEWRYYFFSLFQKHNEVVNVWTHLLAALAVLLRFWAFAEAEALPWASTHSLPLLLFILSSITYLTCSLLAHLLQSKSELSHYTFYFVDYVGVSVYQYGSALAHFFYSSDQAWYERFWLFFLPAAAFCGWLSCAGCCYAKYRYRRPYPVMRKICQVVPAGLAFILDISPVAHRVALCHLAGCQEQAAWYHTLQILFFLVSAYFFSCPVPEKYFPGSCDIVGHGHQIFHAFLSICTLSQLEAILLDYQGRQEIFLQRHGPLSVHMACLSFFFLAACSAATAALLRHKVKARLTKKDS